One region of Dysidea avara chromosome 1, odDysAvar1.4, whole genome shotgun sequence genomic DNA includes:
- the LOC136261712 gene encoding uncharacterized protein isoform X4 codes for MTPEYPAESCREIYNKNPVGRTLSGYYWIKSCETTMKVYCDMHMICGCIQGGWMKIADVHDGENCPPTWKNLTIPGTSIKACRSGEDAGGVYSATYSTKGACEGFQHFCGKVIGYQKGTVDAFYEKWVGGIQIDDGYLDGVSITYGNPRKHLWSLAMGLALDDDSGSEKLGNCPCSKYTGRSPPSFVRDHYYCDSGSSVRPTKATYLPNNPVWDGEGCSSDDSCCAQANMPYFYRHLSMPVKEDIEVRLCNNQPYSDEAVLIGTMELYVL; via the exons ATGACTCCAGAGTATCCAGCAGAGTCTTGCAGGGAGATATATAACAAGAATCCTGTTGGCCGTACCCTGTCAGGATATTACTGGATCAAATCATGTGAAACAACAATGAAG GTCTACTGTGACATGCACATGATCTGTGGCTGTATACAAGGTGGATGGATGAAGATTGCTGATGTACATGATGGTGAAAACTGTCCTCCAACATGGAAAAATCTGACAATACCTGGCACCTCAATAAAAGCGTGTAGGTCTGGTGAAGATGCTGGTGGAGTATACTCAGCTACCTATTCAACCAAAGGAGCTTGTGAAGGCTTTCAACATTTTTGTGGTAAAGTGATTGGCTATCAGAAAGGAACTGTGGATGCGTTCTACGAAAAGTGGGTAGGTGGCATACAAATAGATGACGGCTATCTTGATGGAGTTTCAATTACATATGGAAATCCACGTAAACATCTTTGGAGTTTAGCAATGGGACTTGCTCTAGATGATGATAGCGGCAGCGAAAAGCTGGGTAATTGTCCTTGCTCTAAATATACTGGACGATCTCCTCCTTCTTTTGTAAGGGATCATTACTACTGTGACTCAGGAAGTAGCGTACGTCCTACTAAAGCCACATACCTTCCCAACAATCCAGTTTGGGATGGTGAAGGTTGTTCTTCAGATGACAGCTGCTGTGCTCAAGCTAATATGCCATATTTTTATCGCCATCTTTCAATGCCAGTCAAAGAAGATATTGAAGTGAGGCTTTGCAATAATCAACCCTACAGTGACGAAGCAGTTCTTATTGGAACTATGGAACTCTATGTCTTGTAA
- the LOC136261712 gene encoding uncharacterized protein isoform X1 has translation MTVSFCVIVLVLTAVAVGSTLIQKVEDDFYKELGMTPEYPAESCREIYNKNPVGRTLSGYYWIKSCETTMKVYCDMHMICGCIQGGWMKIADVHDGENCPPTWKNLTIPGTSIKACRSGEDAGGVYSATYSTKGACEGFQHFCGKVIGYQKGTVDAFYEKWVGGIQIDDGYLDGVSITYGNPRKHLWSLAMGLALDDDSGSEKLGNCPCSKYTGRSPPSFVRDHYYCDSGSSVRPTKATYLPNNPVWDGEGCSSDDSCCAQANMPYFYRHLSMPVKEDIEVRLCNNQPYSDEAVLIGTMELYVL, from the exons ATGACTGTCTCCTTCTGTGTGATAGTGCTTGTCCTTACAGCAGTGGCCGTTGGCTCAACACTGATTCAAAAGGTGGAGGATGATTTCTACAAAGAACTGGGAATGACTCCAGAGTATCCAGCAGAGTCTTGCAGGGAGATATATAACAAGAATCCTGTTGGCCGTACCCTGTCAGGATATTACTGGATCAAATCATGTGAAACAACAATGAAG GTCTACTGTGACATGCACATGATCTGTGGCTGTATACAAGGTGGATGGATGAAGATTGCTGATGTACATGATGGTGAAAACTGTCCTCCAACATGGAAAAATCTGACAATACCTGGCACCTCAATAAAAGCGTGTAGGTCTGGTGAAGATGCTGGTGGAGTATACTCAGCTACCTATTCAACCAAAGGAGCTTGTGAAGGCTTTCAACATTTTTGTGGTAAAGTGATTGGCTATCAGAAAGGAACTGTGGATGCGTTCTACGAAAAGTGGGTAGGTGGCATACAAATAGATGACGGCTATCTTGATGGAGTTTCAATTACATATGGAAATCCACGTAAACATCTTTGGAGTTTAGCAATGGGACTTGCTCTAGATGATGATAGCGGCAGCGAAAAGCTGGGTAATTGTCCTTGCTCTAAATATACTGGACGATCTCCTCCTTCTTTTGTAAGGGATCATTACTACTGTGACTCAGGAAGTAGCGTACGTCCTACTAAAGCCACATACCTTCCCAACAATCCAGTTTGGGATGGTGAAGGTTGTTCTTCAGATGACAGCTGCTGTGCTCAAGCTAATATGCCATATTTTTATCGCCATCTTTCAATGCCAGTCAAAGAAGATATTGAAGTGAGGCTTTGCAATAATCAACCCTACAGTGACGAAGCAGTTCTTATTGGAACTATGGAACTCTATGTCTTGTAA